One stretch of Methanobacteriaceae archaeon DNA includes these proteins:
- a CDS encoding proteasome-activating nucleotidase produces MENSSQSTLKKIEDLKKEIRILKEDNTKTKRNLMWKVRKLEKDKVLIENEKIRLDREVKSLRGEVERFRSPPLVIATITEVLDDHRIAVKSSTGPHFVINYSRFLDDKLLEPGSRVALNQQTFSIVDVLPSEKDPVVTGMEVDEKPNVSYEQIGGLEDQVVEVKETVELPLKKPELFKKIGIEPPKGVLFYGPPGTGKTLLAKAVAHETNATFIKIVASEFVRKYIGEGARLVRGVFELAKEKSPSIIFIDEIDAVAAKRLKSSTSGDREVQRTLMQLLAELDGFEDRGNVGIIAATNRPDILDPALLRPGRFDRFIEVPIPNEDARRAILKIHTKPMALAEEVDVELLSNLTDGTSGADLKAICTEAGMFAIREERDEVTMNDFMDAVDKIIGVENEEGYNKEAGIMFG; encoded by the coding sequence ATGGAAAATTCCTCTCAAAGCACACTAAAAAAGATTGAAGACCTTAAAAAAGAAATAAGAATACTTAAAGAAGATAATACGAAAACAAAGAGAAATCTGATGTGGAAAGTCAGAAAACTCGAAAAAGATAAGGTTTTAATCGAAAATGAAAAAATTCGACTGGACCGAGAAGTGAAATCCCTTCGAGGAGAAGTTGAAAGATTCAGATCACCCCCTTTAGTCATAGCCACAATTACTGAAGTGTTGGACGACCATAGAATTGCTGTTAAAAGTAGTACTGGCCCACACTTTGTTATTAATTACTCAAGATTCCTTGATGATAAATTACTCGAACCTGGCTCTCGTGTAGCACTAAATCAACAGACTTTCAGCATTGTAGATGTTTTACCATCTGAAAAAGATCCAGTTGTTACTGGTATGGAAGTTGATGAGAAACCTAATGTTTCCTATGAACAAATTGGTGGTTTAGAAGATCAAGTTGTTGAAGTAAAGGAAACTGTGGAATTACCCCTTAAAAAACCAGAATTATTTAAGAAGATCGGAATCGAACCTCCTAAAGGAGTTCTGTTTTACGGTCCTCCGGGCACTGGAAAGACTTTGCTGGCCAAAGCAGTTGCTCACGAGACTAATGCTACTTTTATAAAAATAGTAGCCTCTGAATTCGTTCGAAAATATATTGGTGAAGGTGCTCGTCTGGTAAGGGGAGTATTTGAACTGGCCAAAGAAAAATCTCCAAGTATAATATTTATTGACGAAATTGATGCTGTGGCTGCCAAAAGACTTAAAAGTTCAACCAGTGGGGACAGAGAAGTTCAAAGAACTCTCATGCAACTCCTAGCAGAACTTGATGGGTTTGAAGACCGTGGAAACGTGGGAATAATTGCTGCAACCAACCGTCCAGATATTTTGGACCCTGCACTACTACGTCCTGGTCGTTTTGACAGATTTATAGAGGTCCCCATACCAAATGAAGACGCTCGTCGTGCAATTTTAAAAATCCACACTAAACCAATGGCTTTAGCTGAAGAAGTTGATGTAGAACTTTTATCCAATCTAACTGATGGTACTTCTGGTGCGGATCTTAAGGCAATTTGTACTGAAGCCGGTATGTTTGCCATAAGAGAAGAACGAGATGAAGTAACCATGAATGATTTTATGGATGCGGTTGATAAAATTATTGGTGTGGAAAACGAAGAAGGTTATAATAAAGAAGCGGGAATAATGTTTGGTTAA
- a CDS encoding multiprotein bridging factor aMBF1 gives MRCEICGKKIIDEPITTKIDGSTMKVCKDCSKFGKIQRPPSKPAHARGPQGTARGRRIPQSRPRRRETTYELLEDYNTIIRQAREKKGWSREDLGRKINEKVSVVSRLETAHMAPDTKLARKIEKILKIDLLEKIEDTTGEEFKANSLKGSTIGDIARIKKH, from the coding sequence ATGAGATGCGAGATTTGCGGGAAAAAAATTATTGATGAACCAATTACTACAAAAATCGACGGATCTACCATGAAAGTTTGCAAAGACTGCTCTAAATTCGGTAAAATCCAGAGACCACCATCCAAACCAGCCCACGCTCGAGGGCCTCAAGGAACAGCACGAGGAAGAAGAATACCTCAAAGCCGCCCGAGAAGAAGAGAAACAACTTACGAGTTACTTGAAGATTATAATACCATTATAAGACAAGCCCGAGAAAAGAAAGGCTGGTCTCGTGAAGATTTAGGAAGAAAAATTAATGAAAAAGTATCCGTGGTTTCTAGACTAGAAACTGCCCATATGGCACCAGATACAAAACTAGCCCGGAAAATTGAGAAAATTCTCAAGATAGATCTTTTAGAAAAAATAGAAGATACTACTGGTGAGGAATTTAAAGCGAATTCCTTAAAAGGATCGACTATTGGAGATATAGCTCGAATTAAAAAGCACTAA
- a CDS encoding DUF356 domain-containing protein: MSLILLRADSQAKLLNSLADIERHAGLKINGKPRLIENEFADNLAESILKKKLRKKAVISAVITVQENATKSIMQAKKIHPPAHVIIVSDEYPEFKTLKAEFSRAPVLKGYYSHKLNKGKK; the protein is encoded by the coding sequence ATGTCATTAATTCTTTTAAGAGCCGATAGTCAGGCAAAACTTCTAAACTCACTTGCAGATATTGAAAGACATGCTGGATTGAAAATTAATGGAAAACCTAGATTGATTGAGAATGAATTTGCAGATAATCTTGCTGAAAGCATTTTAAAGAAGAAATTAAGGAAGAAAGCTGTTATTTCAGCTGTTATCACTGTTCAAGAAAACGCTACTAAAAGTATAATGCAGGCCAAAAAAATTCATCCTCCGGCCCACGTTATTATTGTAAGTGATGAATATCCAGAATTTAAAACTTTAAAAGCAGAATTCAGTCGTGCACCTGTATTAAAAGGTTATTATTCCCATAAATTGAATAAAGGTAAGAAATAG